GCGATGCATAAATAGTTTGAAGGAGCAATTAGACATTAGCAATTAGCAATGAGAAACTACAAGGAATTAAGCGTTTGGCAAAGGAGCATGGAGATGAGTGCTTCGGCTTATGTCATTACCAAGAACCTACCAGCAGCAGAGAAGTTTGGAATCGTATCTCAACTTAACCGCGCAGCCGTTTCTGTCGCTTGCAATATTGCCGAAGGGAGTGCACGCTCAAGCGATAAGGAATTCAAACGCTTTCTTGAAATCTCCTTAGGTTCCGCTTACGAGTGTGAAACCTTGATATTGACTTGTGTGAAAGTTGAATTGATAACAGAAGCTGACTCGGAGGAGTTCAGGTCACTTCTGACTGAAGTACAGAAAATGCTGTATGTTCTGATCCGGAAGCTAAATGCTAATAACTAATATCTCAT
The nucleotide sequence above comes from Flavobacteriales bacterium. Encoded proteins:
- a CDS encoding four helix bundle protein, which produces MRNYKELSVWQRSMEMSASAYVITKNLPAAEKFGIVSQLNRAAVSVACNIAEGSARSSDKEFKRFLEISLGSAYECETLILTCVKVELITEADSEEFRSLLTEVQKMLYVLIRKLNANN